Proteins co-encoded in one Papaver somniferum cultivar HN1 chromosome 5, ASM357369v1, whole genome shotgun sequence genomic window:
- the LOC113278117 gene encoding uncharacterized protein LOC113278117, giving the protein MQLTGSAAPYLNFRLVLLIFPCFSFFLFLSLSSTNTNIFSTFTPLTNFLSNLSSPSSYALPPLPSILNSNDSTTESVSELRNEDKKKKELLLRSRIAVCLVGGARKFELTGPSIAENILNVYPNADLFLNSPLDKDSFKFSIFKDIAPKIASIRIFKPTKLNETDFHRRVFTPRGSPNGIQGLLQYFNLVEGCLTLINAFQIQNDFTYDWIVRTRVDGYWNAPLAPNNFLPNNHYLVPSGSRYGGCNDRLGIGNLNTSQIALSRLSLIPQLDAEGFRQINSETSFKAQLTTQGVKFLENRLPFCVVSAHKFKFPPRGLPVASMSSPGPLSGAYCRPCTPVCAGPCADDFMAILPIDFSRIEGENGTVQLCDAHGEWESDWENNFDRFAGEKLAELRKRVMESKFEKCVKDFDEMKKRAVNWDAPDAKEICGIASRR; this is encoded by the coding sequence ATGCAGTTAACAGGATCAGCAGCTCCATATCTAAATTTCCGTCTTGTTTTATTAATCTTCCCTTGTTTTTCattcttcctttttttatctctttcttcCACTAATACTAATATCTTTTCGACTTTTACCCCTCTCACAAACTTTCTTTCAAACCTCTCATCACCATCATCGTATGCATTACCTCCTCTTCCATCCATATTAAATTCTAACGACAGTACTACTGAATCGGTGTCCGAGTTGAgaaatgaagataagaaaaagaaagagttgttATTACGGTCAAGAATTGCTGTGTGTTTAGTAGGGGGAGCAAGAAAATTCGAACTCACTGGACCGTCAATAGCAGAGAATATATTGAATGTTTATCCTAATGCAGATCTTTTCTTAAATTCTCCATTAGATAAAGACTCGTTCAAGTTTTCAATTTTCAAAGACATTGCTCCAAAAATCGCTTCGATTCGCATTTTTAAACCAACTAAGCTAAACGAGACTGATTTTCACCGGCGCGTCTTCACTCCAAGAGGTTCTCCTAACGGCATACAGGGTTTGCTTCAATACTTCAACCTTGTAGAAGGTTGCCTGACACTGATCAACGCATTCCAAATACAGAATGACTTTACCTACGACTGGATCGTCCGAACCCGAGTAGATGGTTACTGGAACGCTCCACTTGCTCCAAATAACTTCTTACCAAATAATCATTACCTAGTCCCATCAGGTTCAAGGTACGGTGGATGCAACGACAGACTTGGAATCGGTAATCTCAACACTTCACAAATCGCTCTCTCTCGGCTCTCTCTGATACCACAACTAGACGCAGAAGGGTTTCGTCAAATCAACTCGGAGACTTCTTTCAAAGCTCAACTCACTACACAAGGTGTAAAGTTCTTGGAAAATCGTCTTCCTTTTTGCGTAGTAAGTGCTCACAAGTTCAAATTTCCACCGAGAGGTCTCCCTGTTGCATCAATGTCGAGCCCAGGTCCACTCAGCGGGGCATATTGTAGACCATGTACACCTGTTTGTGCTGGTCCATGCGCCGATGATTTTATGGCGATTCTACCAATAGATTTTAGTAGGATTGAGGGGGAAAATGGAACGGTTCAGCTCTGTGATGCTCATGGTGAGTGGGAATCCGACTGGGAGAATAATTTTGACCGATTTGCAGGAGAGAAGCTCGCGGAGCTTAGGAAACGAGTTATGGAGTCGAAATTCGAAAAATGTGTGAAAGATTTTGATGAGATGAAGAAACGGGCAGTTAATTGGGATGCCCCGGATGCTAAAGAGATTTGTGGAATTGCTTCAAGACGTTAG
- the LOC113278118 gene encoding uncharacterized protein LOC113278118: MQLRRYINFRLLILILPCFSFLIYLSLSSTNTNIFSTFTPLRDFLSNLSSSSSPSLYALPPIPSILNSFNSTSESVSNSTRSGNEDEKKKELLLRSRIAVCLVGGARKFELTGPSIAENILNVYPNADLFINSPLDKDSFKFSIFKDIAPRIASIRIFKPTKLEETEIHRRVLDPEGSPNGLQGLLQYFNLVEGCLTLINAFQVQNNFTYDWIVRTRVDGYWSAPLAPDNFLPNGQYLVPAGSSYRGLNDRLGIGNYNTSQTALSRFSLIPPLDAAGFHHINSESAFKAQLTTQGVNFFENLIPFCVVSAHTFDFPPTRYGLPVASMSSPGPLSGAYCRPCTPVCAGQCADDIMQILQIGWSRIEGEKGTIQLCDAHGEWESGWENNFDRFAGEKLAELRKRVIMESKFEKCVKDFDEMKKRTVNWDAPDAKQICGIASRR, encoded by the coding sequence ATGCAGTTAAGAAGATATATAAATTTCCGTCTTCTTATATTAATCTTACCTTGTTTTTCattcttaatttatttatctCTTTCTTCCACTAATACTAATATCTTTTCGACTTTTACCCCTCTCAGAGACTTTCTTTCTAacctctcatcatcatcatcaccatcattgtATGCATTGCCTCCTATTCCATCCATATTAAATTCTTTCAACAGTACTAGTGAATCGGTGTCGAATTCGACTCGGTCGGGAAATGAAgatgagaaaaagaaagagttattaTTACGGTCAAGAATTGCTGTGTGTTTAGTTGGTGGTGCAAGAAAATTCGAACTCACAGGACCGTCAATAGCAGAGAATATATTGAACGTTTACCCTAATGCAGATCTTTTCATAAATTCTCCATTAGATAAAGACTCGTTCAAGTTTTCAATCTTCAAAGACATTGCTCCAAGAATCGCTTCGATTCGCATTTTTAAACCGACCAAATTAGAGGAGACAGAGATTCACCGGCGTGTTCTCGATCCAGAAGGCTCTCCTAACGGCTTACAAGGTTTGCTTCAATACTTCAACCTTGTAGAAGGTTGCCTAACACTGATCAACGCCTTCCAAGTACAGAATAACTTTACCTACGACTGGATCGTCCGAACCCGAGTAGATGGCTACTGGAGTGCTCCACTTGCCCCAGATAACTTCTTACCAAATGGTCAGTACCTAGTCCCAGCAGGTTCAAGCTACCGTGGACTCAACGACAGACTCGGAATAGGTAATTACAACACTTCACAAACCGCACTATCTCGGTTCTCTCTGATACCACCACTAGACGCAGCAGGGTTTCATCACATCAACTCGGAGAGTGCTTTCAAAGCTCAACTCACTACACAAGGTGTaaatttctttgaaaatcttATTCCTTTCTGCGTAGTAAGTGCTCACACGTTTGATTTTCCACCGACTCGGTATGGTCTCCCTGTTGCATCAATGTCGAGTCCAGGTCCACTCAGCGGGGCATATTGCAGACCATGCACACCTGTTTGTGCTGGTCAATGCGCGGATGATATTATGCAGATTCTACAAATAGGTTGGAGTAGGATTGAGGGGGAAAAGGGAACGATTCAGCTCTGTGATGCTCATGGTGAGTGGGAATCCGGATGGGAGAATAATTTTGACCGATTTGCAGGAGAGAAGCTCGCGGAGCTTAGGAAACGAGTTATTATGGAGTCGAAATTTGAAAAATGTGTGAAAGATTTTGATGAGATGAAGAAACGGACTGTTAATTGGGATGCTCCAGATGCTAAACAGATTTGTGGAATTGCTTCGAGACGTTAG